The genomic stretch ATCCACTTTCTCAATGACAAAACCGAGTGTCTCCGCCAACGGCAACTGGGTCCGGGCAATCTCATTGAATTCCTCGACGGTGAACTCGGACATGAATTTGTCTAACCCCCAGGCGAACTGTAAAATACCCGATTCATATCCCAAATTAAATCACATCATGACAGTTTCAACATCGCAATCAACCGACGCGCCGATGCTCTATCGAACCGACTCCGACTCGGTTGCCACCATCACATTGAACAGACCCGAGCAGTACAACCCGCTGTCCTGGGAAATGCTGACCACAATTCAGGACACCTTGGACAGTATCGCCCAGGATGAATCGATTCGGGTGGTCATATTGGCCGCCAAGGGTCGGGCTTTCTGCGCGGGACATGATTTGAAGGAAATTCGAAGGCATGACGATGATGAATTTTCCAGAGACCTGTTCGCCAAGTGCAGTCGGATGATGCTGACCATGACCCGGATACCCCAACCTGTGATTGCCCGTGTTCAGGGAATTGCTACCGCCGCTGGTTGCCAGTTGGTTGCCAATTGCGACTTGGCGATCGCCTCAACGCAAGCGCAATTTGCGGTTTCAGGCATAAATCTCGGGCTTTTCTGCTCCACACCCGGTGTGGCACTGAGTCGAAACGTGTCACGAAAAAGTGCATTTGAGATGTTGCTGACCGGCGAGTTCATTAATGCCGAACAAGCTGTCGAAAAGGGATTGATCAATCGGACGGCTGAGCCTGACCATCTTCAGGAAGACACCATGAAGTTCGCCCGCAGCATCGCTGAAAAGCCGCGCGAAGTGATTGCCCTTGGAAAGCGTCTTTTCTACGAACAACTTGATCAGGGTCTTGAGTCTGCATATACGATTGCCAGTGATCGGATGGCCTGCAATCTCGGTTTTCCGTCGGCAGTTGAGGGTATCGATGCGTTCATTGGAAAAAGAAAACCATCCTGGCGCTGAGCCTGAGCAGATTCGTCACATTCTCACGTAGTCGCC from Acidiferrobacterales bacterium encodes the following:
- a CDS encoding enoyl-CoA hydratase; the protein is MTVSTSQSTDAPMLYRTDSDSVATITLNRPEQYNPLSWEMLTTIQDTLDSIAQDESIRVVILAAKGRAFCAGHDLKEIRRHDDDEFSRDLFAKCSRMMLTMTRIPQPVIARVQGIATAAGCQLVANCDLAIASTQAQFAVSGINLGLFCSTPGVALSRNVSRKSAFEMLLTGEFINAEQAVEKGLINRTAEPDHLQEDTMKFARSIAEKPREVIALGKRLFYEQLDQGLESAYTIASDRMACNLGFPSAVEGIDAFIGKRKPSWR